GGCCTGGAAGACTTGGATCTGGGCGAAACCGCGAACTGAGCGCCGGTTCGCGCTGACCGACTACCGAGAGGGCGTATCACGATGAGCGGTACCGGCGTACCGAGCTTCGAGCTCGCCGATGCCAAGGATCTCAAGCTGGGGATCGTGGCCTCGCGCTGGCACACCACCATCTGCGACGCACTGGTCGCGAACGCGGAGCGGACCGCGCGCGCCGCGGGCGTCTCCGATATCACCGTGGTCCGCGTCGCCGGCGCCATGGAACTGCCGGTGGTGGCGCAGGCGCTGGCCCGCACCCATGACGCCGTGGTGGCGCTGGGTGTCGTGATCCGCGGCGGCACACCGCATTTCGAGTACGTGTGCGATTCGGTCACCGCCGGTCTGACCCGGGTGTCGCTGGACGAGAGCACCCCGGTCACCAATGGCGTGCTGAC
This sequence is a window from Nocardia yunnanensis. Protein-coding genes within it:
- the ribH gene encoding 6,7-dimethyl-8-ribityllumazine synthase, with protein sequence MSGTGVPSFELADAKDLKLGIVASRWHTTICDALVANAERTARAAGVSDITVVRVAGAMELPVVAQALARTHDAVVALGVVIRGGTPHFEYVCDSVTAGLTRVSLDESTPVTNGVLTVNTEEQALDRAGLAGSAENKGEQAAAAALDAALTLRELTQTV